The region TACGAACGAGAAAAAAGTCCGTTGCGAAAAGAATGTAATCAGTTTTTACAATGCTATTTTTCTGGAGGCTTACGTTTGTGATCGCAGTTTACCTCACGTCACTATCGGTGCAGAGTCGCGGgaagattttcgtttttcgtgaATCTGTGCAAGCCCATGACCTGGAAGATATACAACATACTTGTGTATCGGAAGATGATCGTTGCACGTTAGTTTGGAATCAAGTCCTCGACGATTCAACAAGTAAGCCTAATGTTAGATTGGAACACATACGTTTACAACTTTGATGGTGAACGATTCTGCCTGGCTTTAAAAAGATAAGCAGCCCATCCTAGTATGAACAGTATAATGCATCGCAACAGCATGTTTGTTATACCACAGCGAAAGCTTGGTAAGCCCTTGAAATTCTTAACACTGATCTTAAAGTTAAATGATTTCAGAATTCTCCGCCAGCACCAACAAATCATATTCGAAGTGAGTACGAAAACAGATCAATTCTTCCTCCAGTGTGCCGTATTTTTTATCTGCCAATCCTGCTGTTTTTCCTGATACGTTTTAGGATCCGAAAAACGTGACTCAGAAATACTCGATTGAGAAGATCCCGATCGATAAGAAATCGCCGAGGTGTCATTTACGTTCTGCAGAAACTTATTATGTTATCGTGGCTGTCGTTAACAGGACCGGCCAAGTGTTTGCGAATATAACTTCAAAACCTATCACCCTGAAGATGCAACCATCTGGCGTTTCGACCACCCCATCACACATATCAGCGCATATATGTGTGTCAAACGTACAACAAAGTTGGATCTGGCTTTGTATTTTCTTGATTTTATTAACCTCCTTCCTGTTACTCTTCATTTGGCGCCGGTAAGCATTGCACGATTTTGACCACATTCTGTATCAACGCTTTTCCTGGATTCAATCATTCTTCATAGTCTATAATGGCAGAGGCATAACTAGCCATCCTGAAACTAGTCAAACGTTAATATCTTATTAACCACTTTCCAATATTAAccattgaagaatttttttcgaataatctTGTCACTGCTCAAGTTGATCACTTAACATTTCAGGAAATTGCTAAAGATTTTGAGGCAAATACAACGAGAGGATGTCATTTCTTATTGGCAGCGTATCATGGATTACGTAAAGCCCGTCACTACTTGCCCTTTTCGATCAGGGCCATTATCTCTACACATATCAACTGTCACAGATCTGTTTCCAATAGGCAATAGCCCAGAGCTATGCGGAGAAAATTGTTACTCAATCCCAATCTctgttcaaaatttcgaaaattacgtTAAGGAATCCATCATTACCGGTCAATTGAAATCACAATTCATGGTAACAGTGCTTAAAATTGTGCAATACCACTTGTGAAACTTCGTCGTAAATTTTTAGTCCGATCACTTTTCTTTTTGCCCTTCAGATGTTTCCAAGAGGTCTGAGTGATAAGAGGCGACACAAGTATGGATCACTGgtagaaaacaaaatcaaaaacagATATGCGAACATCATACCATGTACGTATTGTTCTTAACGTCGAAAATTGCATGACGTTTCACACAAATACATAGGATACACATAATATTGTGATTATCTTTGAGGCATTCGCGTCTTATCTGtatgaaaattagaaatttacctTCACGATCAGTCCCATGGATCCGGTTAAATTAACTCGGgtgtacaatttattttcattattgatATGCTCATGTAAAGTGGGTTACCGCCCAGACGGCACACGTGTCAAAATGTTGACTATCGTTTGGCTAATTAATGGTTGACGACAAGTCAATTTACAATCCCCTTGTACACTATTGACGGTCAATAGCTAATCTCGCAGACATTCGAGAACGTGTGGTTGTCATGTAGTCAGCTATTGGCTGCAATTACACTCCCTTTATCAGTCTCCGATTGGTGGACTTGATTTTCTGCCAACAATAAGTCAAGTGTGAGTCGGCCGTGTGCTACTTGggtattcattcattttcacaCCATCATTATATAATGCAAATATTGTTCACGAACAATAACAGATGACGATACAAGAGTGatcctgaaaaaaattccgggCATTCCTTGCTCCGACTACATCAACGCGAATTACGTAGAGGTGAGAATGTGGAATGAGAATGTTTAAATACCAAATAATAAAGAAAGcttgattgaaagaaaaactgaTTAGATATCTCTTACCTCTCGTCGCAGGGCCTCGACAAAGAAAAGTATTATATCGCGGCTCAAGGTCCCAAGCCAGAGACCATCGAGGATTTCTGGCGAATGGTTTGGCAAGAGGAATCCTCCGCGATTTGCATGCTGGCGAATATAGTCGAGAGTGAGAAggtgagaaagagaaatagtGAATATACGACAGTAAATAGAACATCGGCTATTGAAACCGAGGCAAGGAACCTAATCCCCATgaacttgtttctttttctcagaTTAAATGCACGCAGTATTGGCCAGAATTTGGAAGCCGCGAAACTTACGGTGTCATCACTGTATTCATTGAGAGTCAGAAAGTATTTGCCGACTACACTTTCAGAACCTTTTGTATCAGTCACCAAGGGGAAAAGCGAAAAGTAGGATAGAAAATCCCAGACGGTAGAAAAAGGATGTCTTAAAGGATGTCTTACCCGCCATTTTCTGACGTCTATAAGACCCCGAGGACATCTTCTGGACGTAAGAAAATGGCGCATAAGACATCCTTTAGATGTCTTTTTGACGACTTTCAGTCTTGGGCTGTTCGGGATCGTTCAGATCTTTCAACCTTTGCGTTTCCGTAGCTTTAAGCAAGTGATCTTAACGCTCCACAGATCCAGCATCTGCATTATACGGGATGGC is a window of Neodiprion pinetum isolate iyNeoPine1 chromosome 4, iyNeoPine1.2, whole genome shotgun sequence DNA encoding:
- the LOC124218223 gene encoding receptor-type tyrosine-protein phosphatase epsilon-like isoform X1, producing the protein MNSIMHRNSMFVIPQRKLGKPLKFLTLILKLNDFRILRQHQQIIFEDPKNVTQKYSIEKIPIDKKSPRCHLRSAETYYVIVAVVNRTGQVFANITSKPITLKMQPSGVSTTPSHISAHICVSNVQQSWIWLCIFLILLTSFLLLFIWRRKLLKILRQIQREDVISYWQRIMDYVKPVTTCPFRSGPLSLHISTVTDLFPIGNSPELCGENCYSIPISVQNFENYVKESIITGQLKSQFMMFPRGLSDKRRHKYGSLVENKIKNRYANIIPYDDTRVILKKIPGIPCSDYINANYVEGLDKEKYYIAAQGPKPETIEDFWRMVWQEESSAICMLANIVESEKIKCTQYWPEFGSRETYGVITVFIESQKVFADYTFRTFCISHQGEKRKIQHLHYTGWPDHKVPLYVHSVIAYLKKLLRTPVGRGPIIVHCSAGVGRTGTLILCDICLRQAAQTGIVDVLAQFKKLRDCRSNMVDTEMQYVFAHIVMAEYLAAQPTEIPCNNDLPLAIESIKEKLPQHIERLRNTVWQDQTLCPWMRSLPPLPEHLVKNRHPELAPDCSNLVYLSRNRAHNYDDYISAVTVDGFKFKKQFLASQLPMASTISNLWRLIAEQKVELVIILQKPDPDDPTCCDVMMNKESFNPVPSLNVAVKTSSDPTKSFHINEVLLTDKSGGSSEFRQVTVLTCTEWGLGRGGKPPPPKDLVSFWIISEDIHREQGPTLVLCHDGVTGCGLYLALSFVLERMAVERECDIILAVRAVRRARPCFVQSQEQFEYLYNAAAEYIKSFETYANFD